From a region of the Asterias amurensis chromosome 2, ASM3211899v1 genome:
- the LOC139950190 gene encoding uncharacterized protein gives MKARKKWAVVIAVCSILFWLSIGINRKWQIMDATKTTKPISLFRSEIGMNQANWAPNQPDPAVRNWTSNQPDPAVRNWTSNQPDPAVTNGHSVTLTIHLAAIPVILNQLYCIAIRSAALFWSPKLGRIGLIMDAESQRDHEFAARLKAQEELLGFTFEIMYQPLPPSGFSYFTSMGHEFFPGKSASYNRQLWNSFFMDEYVTTSIVAWTDGDVMFTSPVIPESILNGDKIRTFAEPAFFHRKPAESTAFIALGKKAVAQFTCFPLYLWRDTITNCRNHILKHMKVKEFEEAFVKFRGYQSFPVNILFSYAFYFEHDRYDWHIRLPPRMSLQQYNRKFVSPGFGFEITDLTPEVCNTMHKPYFDPKRIISHLQGYCTSMHYIGKRPEQCEQFRGKTDFQVFEPRRYEKRTIAQWCEGAIENRAACAAVSDAYYKKVAKHVQFGLINFDLNKVKNVEKAAMEMNITCRKFE, from the exons ATGAAGGCAAGAAAGAAGTGGGCTGTCGTAATTGCAGTTTGTTCTATCTTGTTTTGGCTGAGTATTGGCATTAATCGGAAATGGCAGATAATGGACGCtaccaaaacaacaaaaccaatttCATTGTTTCGTTCGGAAATTGGGATGAACCAAGCAAACTGGGCCCCAAACCAGCCTGATCCCGCAGTTAGAAACTGGACCTCAAACCAACCTGATCCCGCAGTTAGAAACTGGACCTCAAACCAACCTGATCCTGCAGTTACAAACGGTCATAGCGTGACACTGACCATCCACCTTGCAGCGATTCCTGTCATACTTAATCAGCTTTACTGCATTGCAATACGATCAGCAGCACTATTCTGGTCTCCGAAATTAGGACGCATAGGACTTATAATGGACGCAGAGTCACAGAGAGACCATGAGTTTGCCGCACGACTCAAAGCACAAGAGGAACTACTTGGGTTTACCTTCGAGATAATGTATCAGCCGCTACCGCCATCGGGGTTCAGCTACTTTACCTCGATGGGTCACGAATTCTTCCCTGGGAAGTCAGCTAGTTACAACAGGCAACTTTGGAATAGCTTCTTCATGGACGAGTACGTCACTACATCAATTGTGGCGTGGACGGACGGCGATGTAATGTTCACCTCCCCAGTCATTCCGGAAAGCATCCTCAACGGTGACAAAATCCGAACCTTTGCCGAGCCTGCCTTCTTTCATCGTAAACCTGCTGAATCCACTGCGTTTATTGCTCTTGGGAAGAAGGCGGTTGCTCAGTTCACGTGTTTTCCTCTGTACTTGTGGCGGGATACCATAACGAACTGCCGGAATCACATTCTAAAACACATGAAG GTAAAAGAGTTCGAGGAAGCATTCGTCAAGTTCCGTGGATACCAGTCCTTCCCAGTAAATATCTTGTTCTCGTACGCATTTTACTTCGAGCATGATCGTTACGATTGGCACATTCGGCTCCCACCAAGAATGTCTCTGCAACAGTACAACAGGAAGTTTGTGTCGCCAGGTTTTGGCTTTGAAATAACCGACTTAACACCAGAAGTGTGCAACACTATGCACAAACCCTACTTCGATCCTAAGCGTATAATTAGTCATTTACAGGGCTACTGTACGTCTATGCACTACATTGGTAAACGACCTGAACAATGTGAACAGTTTCGAGGTAAAACGGACTTTCAGGTTTTCGAACCAAGACGGTACGAGAAACGTACGATTGCCCAGTGGTGTGAAGGGGCAATCGAAAACCGGGCAGCATGTGCCGCAGTCAGTGATGCTTATTATAAGAAGGTTGCAAAACACGTCCAATTTGGACTCATTAACTTTGATCTAAACAAAGTTAAAAATGTTGAAAAGGCCGCCATGGAAATGAATATTACTTGCCGCAAGTTTGAATAG
- the LOC139950237 gene encoding uncharacterized protein: protein MPFIIDSQDGRCTCCIPSCIMLRVIITEGNVQKLILPPGLESVQDLKNQVKERFELKGEFSLQFVDPDFDNFMSLSSLKDIKDRGTIKVVPLSIPDSDSDTDIDTVFDPLSNSSLLHRPRRCRKHHPCLLL from the exons ATGCCATTCATCATAG ATAGTCAAGATGGCAGATGCACTTGTTGTATACCAtcgtgcataatgttgagagtCATCATCACCGAAGGAAACGTCCAGAAGCTGATTCTACCCCCTGGGCTGGAAAGTGTGCAGGATTTGAAGAACCAAGTCAAGGAGAGGTTTGAACTCAAAGGGGAATTCAGTCTCCAATTCGTTGATCCGGACTTTGATAATTTCATGAGCTTATCATCACTCAAGGATATTAAAGACAGGGGAACTATCAAAGTCGTTCCACTTTCTATTCCTGATTCAGATTCAGACACAGACATTGACACTGTGTTTGATCCTTTGAGTAATTCATCTCTGCTGCATCGTCCCCGTCGATGTCGGAAGCATCATCCATGTCTACTGctgtaa